In Ornithodoros turicata isolate Travis unplaced genomic scaffold, ASM3712646v1 ctg00001487.1, whole genome shotgun sequence, one DNA window encodes the following:
- the LOC135377049 gene encoding uncharacterized protein LOC135377049: protein MERLKVKRTSRRRQATRLVGEAKTALSSTPNDRKTVESLLERLRVNLEELKEINAEFEGHLKDDELEVEYEMALEYEENSIKEMSNLRVALQELTSVSTPATQVAAPTNVALLGTQSAAHTPSLHGNHAGTRLPKLQLMRFRGDLSEWLPFWEQFKGTVHNNSNLSQPEKFFYLKGL, encoded by the coding sequence ATGGAACGTCTCAAGGTGAAGAGGACGTCGCGAAGGAGACAAGCTACGAGGCTTGTGGGAGAAGCCAAGACTGCACTGAGCAGCACTCCTAATGATCGGAAGACCGTCGAAAGCTTGTTGGAACGTCTACGCGTGAACCTTGAAGAGCTGAAAGAGATCAATGCCGAGTTTGAAGGTCATCTCAAGGACGATGAATTAGAGGTGGAATATGAAATGGCTCTGGAATACGAAGAAAATTCTATAAAGGAAATGTCTAACCTACGTGTCGCCTTGCAAGAGCTCACCTCAGTGTCGACGCCTGCCACTCAGGTGGCCGCTCCAACGAATGTGGCACTACTTGGGACTCAGTCTGCCGCTCACACGCCGTCGCTTCATGGCAATCACGCTGGGACCCGTCTGCCAAAACTTCAACTGATGCGTTTCCGAGGTGACCTATCGGAGTGGCTTCCCTTTTGGGAACAATTCAAAGGAACCGTACATAACAATAGTAACCTTTCACAACCAGAGAAGTTCTTctacttaaagggactctga
- the LOC135377048 gene encoding uncharacterized protein LOC135377048, with product MAMEYYRTEKRGQQLGTASLEGNGDETNAGVSTAGREIVGTTELDRILKFLLIEIESFEHLKFNGCAYDDNEMRGHQRQDDRQNSNNGGLKTRPAASVLHTTAREMTNDCIFCNTSRHITELCDADIPLVEKKTTLAAQKRCFRCTKHGHHARMCRKKITSSACGGRHVRTMCDPLWKPSEQTKVKEVVSTSMHTSGTGEDVKTGTVVLLQTFRAWAVAEGRSLYLRGVIDGGSQRTFVRQDIARELNLPSAGEIDVTINTFGNRTSRREKQRRRLVKLCLRSQYGGEVHVFEAIEVPFICEGLVTCPLDNEDVRTFLLSEEKLADECRFSGVRTEDGIGVLLGSDQMWKIMTRQVRQSNAQNNLVAINTALGWTFQGPVSVRSSLENKDSTLVCVLRTDATHEASLQIFWEIEHLGITDGNSNDEGDDKVLCQFKETVQKVGGRYAVTLPWKNDFVLNDNLEVAESRLNGLLKKLKKNGLMAEYDAAMRKYASDGHAEKVLVESENGKQPQQVYYMPHQAVVKQESETTKLRVVFDGSSHAPTVASLNDCLEKGPSLNTDLLPVLIRFRMYRIGLAADIEKAFLQVEVQERDRDALRFLRCQDGPTEDISQNPVEVWRMKRVPFGTTASPFLLAATLRHHLDNVKGHFQRTARHIVNSFYVDDLLTGSSTVDGAITIYNDASSILQEAGMNLQKWISNAEEVRKQFGEQDTNSRQERTLSCREDRKVLGILWDTYGDTLKVSGKRMLEDGVALISSKRGILSAAAKLFDPLGMLSPFSIRIKMLFQRLWEEKLDWDTPLTGNIQELWHTWWSELPKLDNIALNRCLVPDGNYNFKYELHIFSDASPYAYGACLYLRAIANGRTAKVGFVFAKARVAPLKALTLPRLELMGALLGVRLSKKITEALTRLKEVTCVYWTDSSITLCWVRGSPLRWKQFVRNRVIEIQEKSDVSAWRFCPGKENPADLLTRGESLETLEKCDTWWNGPKWLERDEDEWPAQTVLPEIKDLTDQEDVHNDATTLQSSVNIGVPAVLDLDRFSSLRRALRVTAWIKRFVDNSRPGNPRVFGALSTEDISWAENYWMKRAQEERYGLEKQTLSLGKALEKNSAVVKLAPFLDNEGIMRISGRLHFLEISGTVKHPILLPPDHRFTVLTVESVHLRVLHGGVQDTLTELRERFWIPKGRQIVKKVICHCRGCTRYRAKAATARMAPLPQDRVEAGTPFEVVGIDFAGPVFFKGAVRDEKSYILLITCATTRAIHLELVSKMSTECFLLAFSRFIARRGIPKVIYTDNALTFKKASKDISIFCDTLQRQRFHDYCTEKMITWKFIMTYAPLWGGFWERLVKTVKGTLRKTLGRNRYGFEELTTIIQQVEAVVNSRPLTYLGDCPEDLSPLTPAHFLTGKRLTCLPMAPIPTPRSTSAQVKSNWIKQERAIDSFWKRWLKEYLLQLRSAHSWSVHKSLPVKEGDVVLISEEKVPRHMWKIGRVATVFWGRDKVVRACAVKLPDKTVLRRPVQLLYPLEMV from the coding sequence ATGGCCATGGAATATTATCGTACTGAGAAGAGAGGTCAGCAGCTTGGCACAGCAAGTTTGGAAGGCAATGGAGACGAGACCAATGCCGGAGTGAGTACCGCTGGAAGAGAGATTGTTGGAACTACGGAGTTAGATCGAATTCTAAAGTTTCTCCTAATTGAAATCGAAAGCTTTGAGCACCTCAAGTTCAATGGATGTGCCTATGACGACAACGAGATGAGAGGACATCAGAGGCAAGATGATCGACAGAATTCAAACAATGGTGGACTCAAGACACGACCGGCAGCGTCAGTTCTCCACACCACTGCTCGGGAAATGACCAACGATTGCATATTTTGCAACACCTCGCGACACATAACGGAGCTGTGCGACGCAGACATCCCGCTGGTAGAGAAGAAAACTACTCTTGCAGCTCAAAAGCGATGCTTCCGTTGTACAAAACATGGACATCATGCAAGAATGTGTAGGAAGAAAATAACCTCCTCTGCATGCGGAGGAAGGCACGTAAGGACGATGTGCGATCCTTTGTGGAAACCAAGTGAACAGACAAAAGTGAAAGAAGTCGTCAGTACTAGCATGCACACGAGTGGGACTGGCGAAGATGTGAAGACAGGTACTGTCGTCTTACTTCAAACGTTCAGGGCATGGGCCGTAGCTGAAGGTCGCAGTCTATATCTCAGGGGAGTCATTGACGGCGGTAGTCAACGAACCTTCGTGCGCCAAGATATTGCCAGAGAACTGAATCTTCCTTCTGCCGGAGAAATAGACGTCACGATAAATACTTTCGGGAACAGGACTTCCAGAAGGGAGAAGCAGCGTCGGCGTTTGGTCAAACTGTGCTTACGCAGTCAATACGGAGGGGAAGTACATGTCTTTGAAGCCATCGAGGTACCATTCATTTGTGAAGGTCTTGTGACATGCCCATTGGATAACGAGGACGTGCGTACTTTTCTTCTAAGTGAAGAGAAACTAGCCGATGAGTGTCGCTTCTCAGGGGTACGGACAGAAGATGGAATTGGCGTGCTTTTAGGCTCTGATCAAATGTGGAAGATCATGACGAGGCAGGTGCGGCAAAGCAATGCCCAGAATAATCTTGTTGCCATCAACACTGCTCTGGGTTGGACTTTTCAAGGACCGGTATCAGTTAGATCTTCACTCGAGAACAAAGACAGCACTCTAGTTTGTGTGCTTCGCACTGATGCCACTCACGAGGCGTCATTACAGATATTCTGGGAAATTGAGCATCTGGGTATTACGGACGGAAATAGTAATGATGAAGGCGACGACAAAGTTCTTTGTCAATTTAAGGAAACCGTACAGAAGGTTGGCGGAAGATATGCCGTCACTCTACCTTGGAAGAACGATTTCGTCCTTAACGATAATTTGGAAGTAGCCGAGAGTCGGCTCAACGGACTCCTAAAGAAGCTAAAGAAAAATGGTTTGATGGCAGAGTACGACGCTGCGATGAGGAAGTACGCAAGTGACGGACATGCAGAGAAGGTACTCGTCGAGTCAGAGAACGGCAAACAACCTCAGCAAGTCTATTACATGCCGCATCAAGCTGTGGTCAAACAGGAATCAGAAACCACAAAGCTTCGTGTTGTCTTCGACGGATCCTCGCATGCACCTACCGTAGCTTCACTGAACGATTGCCTGGAAAAAGGACCCAGTCTGAATACGGATCTTCTGCCGGTCTTGATACGTTTCCGAATGTACCGTATCGGTCTGGCAGCAGACATTGAGAAAGCCTTTCTTCAGGTTGAGGTCCAAGAAAGGGACAGGGACGCTTTGAGATTTCTGCGGTGTCAAGATGGTCCTACGGAAGATATTTCTCAGAATCCGGTGGAAGTATGGAGAATGAAACGTGTACCCTTCGGAACGACAGCGAGCCCCTTTCTTTTGGCGGCCACACTGAGACATCACCTAGACAACGTCAAAGGGCATTTCCAACGGACGGCACGGCACATTGTCAATAGTTTCTACGTGGACGACCTATTGACGGGTTCATCAACGGTGGATGGAGCAATAACGATATACAACGACGCTTCATCTATCCTTCAGGAAGCTGGCATGAATTTACAAAAATGGATTTCAAACGCAGAAGAGGTACGAAAACAGTTTGGTGAGCAAGACACCAACAGTAGACAAGAGAGGACCCTGAGTTGCAGGGAGGATCGGAAAGTTCTCGGTATACTGTGGGACACGTACGGTGATACTCTCAAGGTATCAGGCAAACGCATGCTAGAGGATGGCGTAGCGCTCATTAGCAGTAAACGCGGAATTCTGAGCGCAGCAGCGAAGCTGTTTGACCCTCTGGGCATGCTCTCTCCGTTCAGCATTCGAATCAAAATGCTCTTTCAACGTTTGTGGGAGGAGAAGCTTGATTGGGACACGCCTTTGACCGGAAATATACAAGAGCTGTGGCATACCTGGTGGTCGGAGCTGCCAAAGTTGGACAACATCGCACTAAATAGGTGTCTCGTTCCAGACGGAAATTACAACTTCAAGTATGAGCTTCACATCTTCAGCGACGCTAGTCCTTATGCATACGGAGCCTGTTTGTATTTAAGAGCCATTGCAAATGGAAGAACAGCGAAGGTCGGGTTTGTGTTTGCAAAGGCTCGGGTGGCGCCTTTGAAGGCCCTAACTTTACCACGACTAGAGCTTATGGGCGCCCTGTTGGGAGTGAGGCTATCAaagaaaataactgaagctttgACGCGACTGAAGGAAGTGACCTGCGTATACTGGACAGATTCGTCAATCACCCTTTGTTGGGTACGAGGTTCTCCGTTACGTTGGAAACAATTTGTAAGAAATAGAGTTATTGAGATCCAGGAAAAAAGCGACGTATCAGCTTGGCGATTTTGTCCTGGGAAAGAAAACCCAGCTGACCTATTGACAAGGGGGGAGTCACTTGAAACGCTTGAGAAGTGTGACACATGGTGGAACGGACCAAAGTGGCTCGAACGGGACGAAGACGAATGGCCTGCTCAAACGGTGCTTCCGGAAATAAAGGACCTTACTGATCAAGAGGATGTGCACAATGACGCCACTACGTTGCAAAGTTCTGTCAATATAGGAGTTCCCGCTGTACTGGACCTCGACCGATTCAGCAGTTTGCGTAGAGCTCTCAGAGTGACAGCGTGGATCAAACGGTTCGTCGACAATAGCCGACCAGGTAACCCACGGGTCTTTGGGGCACTCTCGACAGAAGACATTAGTTGGGCAGAGAACTATTGGATGAAACGAGCTCAAGAGGAAAGGTATGGACTCGAGAAGCAAACCCTGAGTCTGGGAAAGGCCTTAGAGAAGAACTCGGCTGTAGTGAAGCTTGCACCTTTTCTTGACAACGAAGGAATCATGCGGATCTCCGGACGTCTTCATTTCTTGGAAATTTCAGGAACAGTAAAGCACCCGATTCTGCTTCCACCCGACCATCGATTTACGGTACTGACTGTGGAATCAGTGCACCTGAGGGTTCTGCACGGAGGAGTGCAAGATACCCTAACTGAACTTCGGGAGCGATTTTGGATTCCAAAAGGACGACAGATTGTGAAAAAAGTAATCTGTCACTGCAGGGGTTGTACCAGGTACCGCGCCAAAGCAGCGACAGCAAGAATGGCTCCATTACCACAGGATCGAGTAGAAGCCGGTACGCCATTTGAAGTCGTCGGGATTGATTTTGCCGGTCCTGTTTTCTTCAAAGGAGCAGTACGCGACGAAAAGTCCTACATTTTGCTCATCACATGTGCGACAACTCGAGCCATTCATTTAGAGCTCGTATCTAAAATGTCCACAGAATGCTTCCTGCTAGCCTTCTCCAGGTTCATTGCTCGGCGAGGCATACCTAAAGTGATATACACTGACAATGCACTAACCTTCAAGAAGGCGTCGAAAGACATAAGTATTTTCTGCGACACTTTGCAAAGACAGCGTTTTCACGATTATTGTACAGAGAAAATGATAACATGGAAGTTTATCATGACATATGCTCCATTGTGGGGAGGGTTCTGGGAACGTTTGGTAAAAACAGTGAAAGGGACCCTCCGGAAGACACTGGGCCGTAACAGATATGGGTTTGAAGAACTGACTACAATCATACAGCAAGTTGAAGCAGTTGTAAATTCAAGGCCACTTACCTATCTTGGTGACTGCCCAGAAGACCTTTCCCCTCTAACTCCCGCACATTTCCTGACGGGAAAGAGACTCACGTGTTTGCCAATGGCTCCTATACCAACGCCGCGATCAACGAGTGCACAAGTTAAATCTAACTGGATAAAGCAAGAAAGAGCTATTGACAGCTTCTGGAAGAGGTGGCTGAAAGAGTACTTGCTACAACTTCGTTCAGCTCATAGTTGGAGTGTACATAAGTCTTTGCCAGTGAAGGAGGGCGATGTGGTGTTGATCAGCGAAGAAAAGGTTCCTCGACACATGTGGAAGATAGGAAGAGTTGCTACTGTGTTTTGGGGGCGGGACAAGGTGGTGCGGGCCTGCGCAGTGAAGCTGCCAGACAAAACAGTACTGCGACGACCGGTGCAGCTTCTGTATCctctcgaaatggtgtaa